From Oryctolagus cuniculus chromosome 17, mOryCun1.1, whole genome shotgun sequence, a single genomic window includes:
- the SLC46A1 gene encoding proton-coupled folate transporter isoform X2: MEGRASPPSAPRTRSVTAALCRGPVEPLVFLANFALVLQGPLTTQYLWHRFSADLGYNGTRDRGGCGNHSANPTMQRVETLTSHWTLYMNLGGFLVGLFSSTLLGAWSDRVGRRPLLVLSSLGLLAQVVVSIFVVQLELHVGFFVLGRILCAFLGDFGGLLAASFASVADVSSRRSRTFRMAVLEACIGVAGMLASLLGGHWLRAQGYTNPFWLALALLIAMALYAAFCFGETLKEPEPARLFTLRHHRSIIQLYAVPSPQKSRKQLALYSLSIFVVLAVHFGAQDILTLYELSSPLCWDSRLIGYGSAAQQLPYLTSLLGLRLLQCCLTDSWVAEIGLAFNIVGMVVFAFATVTPLMFTGYGLLFLSLVITPIIRAKLSRLVSESEQGALFSAVACVNNLAMLTASGIFNSLYPATLNFMKGFPFLLGAGLLLIPATLIGILEKASSRLEFQQFPQSPELPGPEDKRARGPE, from the exons ATGGAGGGGCGCGCGAGCCCCCCGAGCGCGCCGCGCACCCGCTCCGTGACGGCCGCGCTCTGCCGCGGCCCCGTGGAGCCGCTAGTGTTCCTGGCTAACTTTGCCTTGGTCCTGCAGGGCCCGCTCACCACGCAGTACCTATGGCACCGCTTCAGCGCCGACCTTGGCTACAATGGCACCCGCGACAGGGGGGGCTGCGGCAACCACAGCGCGAACCCGACGATGCAG AGAGTGGAGACCCTTACCTCCCACTGGACCCTCTACATGAACCTGGGAGGCTTCCTGGTGGGGCTCTTCTCGTCCACCCTGCTGGGAGCCTGGAGTGACCGCGTGGGCCGCCGGCCCCTGCTGGTGTTGTCCTCGCTCGGCCTGCTGGCCCAGGTCGTGGTGTCCATCTTTGTGGTGCAGCTGGAGCTCCACGTCGGCTTCTTCGTGCTGGGCCGCATCCTGTGTGCCTTCCTGGGGGACTTCGGGggcctcctggctgccagctttgcCTCCGTGGCAGATGTCAGCTCCAGGCGCAGCCGCACCTTCCGGATGGCCGTGCTGGAAGCCTGCATCGGTGTGGCGGGGATGCTGGCGAGCCTCCTTGGGGGCCACTGGCTGCGGGCCCAGGGTTATACCAACCCCTTCtggctggccttggccttgctgATAGCCATGGCTCTCTACGCAGCGTTCTGCTTCGGTGAGACCCTGAAGGAGCCGGAGCCCGCCCGGCTCTTCACGCTCCGTCACCACCGATCCATTATCCAGCTGTACGCGGTGCCCTCCCCGCAGAAGTCCAGGAAGCAGTTAGCCCTGTACTCGCTGTCCATCTTCGTGGTGCTCGCTGTGCACTTTGGGGCTCAGGACATCCTGACCCTCTATGAGCTGAGCTCACCCCTCTGCTGGGACTCCAGGCTCATCGGCTACGGGTCTGCAGCCCAGCAGCTCCCCTACCTCACCAGCCTGCTGGGCCtgcgcctcctgcagtgctgcctGACCGACAGCTGGGTGGCTGAGATCGGCCTGGCCTTCAACATCGTGGGGATGGTGGTCTTTGCGTTCGCCACCGTCACGCCCCTCATGTTCACAG GGTACGGGCTGCTCTTCCTGTCACTGGTCATCACACCCATCATCCGGGCCAAGCTGTCCAGGCTGGTGAGCGAGTCGGAGCAGG GTGCtctcttctctgctgtggcctgtgtgaACAACCTGGCCATGCTCACGGCCTCCGGCATCTTCAACTCTCTCTACCCCGCCACGCTGAACTTCATGAAGGgcttccccttcctcctgggAGCTGGCCTCCTCCTCATCCCGGCCACTCTGATTGG
- the SLC46A1 gene encoding proton-coupled folate transporter isoform X1 has product MEGRASPPSAPRTRSVTAALCRGPVEPLVFLANFALVLQGPLTTQYLWHRFSADLGYNGTRDRGGCGNHSANPTMQRVETLTSHWTLYMNLGGFLVGLFSSTLLGAWSDRVGRRPLLVLSSLGLLAQVVVSIFVVQLELHVGFFVLGRILCAFLGDFGGLLAASFASVADVSSRRSRTFRMAVLEACIGVAGMLASLLGGHWLRAQGYTNPFWLALALLIAMALYAAFCFGETLKEPEPARLFTLRHHRSIIQLYAVPSPQKSRKQLALYSLSIFVVLAVHFGAQDILTLYELSSPLCWDSRLIGYGSAAQQLPYLTSLLGLRLLQCCLTDSWVAEIGLAFNIVGMVVFAFATVTPLMFTGYGLLFLSLVITPIIRAKLSRLVSESEQGALFSAVACVNNLAMLTASGIFNSLYPATLNFMKGFPFLLGAGLLLIPATLIGYGRALTSERSWGTPYPQRPPASLKRQLHSQNPCPGGISSQADASLAHSCVMPRGPRPKAEAEGRMDHADHKAVFPPPVCVIPLCSHFTAGPVVVEPG; this is encoded by the exons ATGGAGGGGCGCGCGAGCCCCCCGAGCGCGCCGCGCACCCGCTCCGTGACGGCCGCGCTCTGCCGCGGCCCCGTGGAGCCGCTAGTGTTCCTGGCTAACTTTGCCTTGGTCCTGCAGGGCCCGCTCACCACGCAGTACCTATGGCACCGCTTCAGCGCCGACCTTGGCTACAATGGCACCCGCGACAGGGGGGGCTGCGGCAACCACAGCGCGAACCCGACGATGCAG AGAGTGGAGACCCTTACCTCCCACTGGACCCTCTACATGAACCTGGGAGGCTTCCTGGTGGGGCTCTTCTCGTCCACCCTGCTGGGAGCCTGGAGTGACCGCGTGGGCCGCCGGCCCCTGCTGGTGTTGTCCTCGCTCGGCCTGCTGGCCCAGGTCGTGGTGTCCATCTTTGTGGTGCAGCTGGAGCTCCACGTCGGCTTCTTCGTGCTGGGCCGCATCCTGTGTGCCTTCCTGGGGGACTTCGGGggcctcctggctgccagctttgcCTCCGTGGCAGATGTCAGCTCCAGGCGCAGCCGCACCTTCCGGATGGCCGTGCTGGAAGCCTGCATCGGTGTGGCGGGGATGCTGGCGAGCCTCCTTGGGGGCCACTGGCTGCGGGCCCAGGGTTATACCAACCCCTTCtggctggccttggccttgctgATAGCCATGGCTCTCTACGCAGCGTTCTGCTTCGGTGAGACCCTGAAGGAGCCGGAGCCCGCCCGGCTCTTCACGCTCCGTCACCACCGATCCATTATCCAGCTGTACGCGGTGCCCTCCCCGCAGAAGTCCAGGAAGCAGTTAGCCCTGTACTCGCTGTCCATCTTCGTGGTGCTCGCTGTGCACTTTGGGGCTCAGGACATCCTGACCCTCTATGAGCTGAGCTCACCCCTCTGCTGGGACTCCAGGCTCATCGGCTACGGGTCTGCAGCCCAGCAGCTCCCCTACCTCACCAGCCTGCTGGGCCtgcgcctcctgcagtgctgcctGACCGACAGCTGGGTGGCTGAGATCGGCCTGGCCTTCAACATCGTGGGGATGGTGGTCTTTGCGTTCGCCACCGTCACGCCCCTCATGTTCACAG GGTACGGGCTGCTCTTCCTGTCACTGGTCATCACACCCATCATCCGGGCCAAGCTGTCCAGGCTGGTGAGCGAGTCGGAGCAGG GTGCtctcttctctgctgtggcctgtgtgaACAACCTGGCCATGCTCACGGCCTCCGGCATCTTCAACTCTCTCTACCCCGCCACGCTGAACTTCATGAAGGgcttccccttcctcctgggAGCTGGCCTCCTCCTCATCCCGGCCACTCTGATTGGGTACGGCAGGGCCCTGACCAGTGAGCGCTCCTGGGGAACCCCTTATCCTCAGAGACCCCCTGCATCCTTGAAGAGGCAGCTTCACTCCCAGAACCCGTGCCCTGGTGGTATCTCATCCCAGGCTGATGCGTCCCTTGCACATAGCTGTGTAATGCCTCGGGGGCCAAGGC